Within Ovis aries strain OAR_USU_Benz2616 breed Rambouillet chromosome 3, ARS-UI_Ramb_v3.0, whole genome shotgun sequence, the genomic segment GGCCCTGCGTGCAAGGCATGCCAGGCTAACAGATGGCTGGGTGGACTACGCTCCCCTGGGTTTTGCATGTCCAGCACCCCCTCTGGTCTCTGCTCTCTGCTCCTTTTAGGAATTGTTGCTCCTGTTTCCAGGATCTCTGGGGGCCCCTCCTTTGTGGTAGGAGATGTCAGGTAAACTGTGCTTTACTTTGGAGGGAAAATCATGACACATTCCGAACACCGGGCCCCAAACCTTTCCTGAGATGTCAGGCCTTTGTATTTTCGTGGCATTTGGCTCACACCTGTGGCATCTGCTCCTCTCCACTCTCCAGGTCCTAGCTCATGATGTCATCAACATAGCATGCTGTCTCGTGGGACGATGAAGTGTTCAAAGTCTGAGAATAGAAGAACCGTCAAAAGAGATAATGAAGTCCCGAGGCGAGATGGCAAAGGTGTGCCAATGACTCTGACAAATAAAAGCAcggtttctgattttttttttttttttgcttcttgcaATACAGAAGATGGCATTTGCTAGATCAATAACTCCATCCTAGGTGTCAGGGACTGTATTTATTTTCCCCAGCAACGATTCCACATCTGAAATAACAGCTGCAATTGGAGTCAACACATAATTACGTTTACAGTAACCCACTGGCATCCTCTGACACCCATCTGCCTTCTCCACTGGCCACGCTGAGAGCAGGGTGTGAGAAAATCACCACCCAGCCTGTTTAAAGGCCTTGATGACACCATCAATCTCTCCAGTCCCCCGGGGGTGCAGTATTGCTTTTGGCTTATCACTTTATGAGGAGGGATCTCCATTTGACTTCTGTCCTCATCAAATCCCTTACTCTGCCAATCCAGGAGCCAACACAGTAGTTCTGCCAATGGCTGGGGATACCTATTGCAGCTACAGATGCAGGGGCAGGGAAGCAGAAAGCTTTGGAGATCCATGGGGACTGTTTGGCAGTCAGCCTAGTCAAACTCAATTTATTACCTGGAGAAGGATGTCCACATGCAGCATCCTATGCCAAAATAATAGAACTGAGTCATTGACATGCCCGTCAGTAGGGAAGCGGCTAACTAAACTCTGATATATACATGTAATATTAATAGGATCCACTTaaagtatttctttatttatttggctgcactgggccttggTCGGGGCACATAGGATCTTCGAtctcactgtggcatgtgggacatttttagctgtagcatgtggaatcttttttttttattgtgtcatgtgaactcttagttgtgacatgtggaatctagttccctgaataGGGGTTGAacccctgggcccctgcattgggagaacatagtcttagccactggaccaccagggaagtggatccactcccttcagttcagtcgctcagtcgtgtccgactcttggcgaccccatgaactgcagcacgccaggcctccctgtccatcaccaactcccggagttcactcaaacccatgtccattgagtcaatgatgccatccaaccatctcatcctctgtcgtccccttttcctcctgccctcaatctttcccagcatcagggtcttttcaaatgagtcagctcttcacatcaggtggccaaagtattggagtttcagcttcaacatcagtccttccaatgaacacccaggactgatatcctttagaatggactggttgggtctccttgcagtccaagggactctcaagagtcttctccaacaccacagttcaaaagcatcaattctttggcgctcagccttcttcacagtccaactctcacatccatccatgaccactggaaaaatcttagcctttactagatggacctttgttgacaaagtaatgtctctgctttttaatatgctgtctaggttggtcataactttccttccaaggagtgtcttttaatttcatggctgcaatcgccatctgcagtgattttggagcacaaaaaaacaaagtcagccagtttccactgttttcccatctatttcccatgaagtgaagggacaggatgccatgatcttcattttctgaatgttgagtcttaagccaactttttcactctcctctttcactttcatcaagaggttctttagttcttcttcactttctgccataagggtggtgtcctctgcatatctgaggttattgatatttctcccggcaatcttaattccagcttgtgcttcttccagcccggcgtttctcatgatgtactctgcatataaattaaataaacagggtgacaatatacagccttgacgtactccttttctgatttggaaccagtctgttgttccatgcccagttctaactgttgcttcctggcctgcatacaggtttctcaagaggcaggtcatgtggactagtattcccatctctctcagaattttccagtttattgtgatccaaacaatgaaaggctttggcatagtcaatgaagcagaaatagatgtttttctggaactctcttgctttttccatgatccagcggatgttggcaatttgatccctggttcctctgccttttctaaatccagcttgaacatcaggaagttctcggttcacatgttgctgaagcctggcttggagaattttgagcattactttactagcgtgtgagatgagtgcaattgtgcagtaatttgagcattctttggcattgcctttctttgggattggaagaaaaactgaccttttccagtcctgtggccactgctgagttttccaaatttgctgacatgttgagtgcagcactttcacagcatcatcttttaggatctgaaatagctcaactggaattccatcacctccactagcttgtttgtagtgatgcttcctaagacccacttgacttcacattccaggacgtctggctctaccCCCTAGGATCCATTTAAAACAatgaatgtaattttttttttaatggatatatgTTATATGCTGATGTGGAAGGAGCTTCAGGAGAAAAAAGCCAGGTGCAAAATTGTGTAGTatgacctttttcttttcttttttttttagtaaaaacaaaataaaagaaacattggCCATactgggggaagaaaaaaacaacacatcCATTTATTACTTGATCCACCTTAACTCACACCCTGATCAGCAGAGCCGAGTGGGCTAAAGTCAGAGACCTGCTGACCAGACTTGAAGGGTTTTTTCAGATACACCAATCAAGGAGGAACTTAGTGGGTGGGCCGCTCATCTATCTGTGATCAATCAGTTACATCAGCTTCTGCAGGGCAGTCATCTGGATAACTCCACTGGTCCCATCTATTATGATAACCATTCTATTACGATAACCATGCTCACTTTCCTCACTTGCTTTCTCCCACCCCAGGGTCTCACATCCCCGCAGAAATAAGGAAGCCTTTTTCCCACCAGCAGCTCCCACCAAGGGCTGCTTAGTGGTGCTGCCACTCCTAAAGGTTTTCTCAAGGCCGTGGTTTTTGGGGGGATCAACTTCTGGGTACCAAAGAGTGTCATGTCCATTACATTCGATTAGGGAGGGTGACTTTATTTTGAAGGCAACTGGGAGCCACTGAAGTGTTTTCAGCAGTATAGGGTGatgcaatttctttctttctttctttctttctttctttctttctttctttctttcttttttccttgactGTGCtacacagcttgtaggatcttagtaccctgactagggatcaaacccgagcccAGGCAGCaaaagcgccaagtcctaaccactagactactagggaagtcccctggaaaTGTCTGTCTTCACAAGACTACTCCTGCTGTTCGGTGGGAGTAGAGTGGAAGGGGTGAGTCAGGAGAGAGGGGAGCAAGTGTGAATCGATGCCACGACCCCAGTAAGACTTCAACACATGCAGACAGTGGTCAAGTCCTGGAAAGTACAGGGCAGGTGGGTGTCACCATGGGGGGCCCTGGGAGATATGGGGTCCCCTGCGTAAGGCATGGTGAGTGGGGGTACGCAGATGGGAGGGGAAGGGTTCATTGCTATACTTAGGCTGAATCTACCTCATGACTGCGCTAGGAGGGGCAGGTCAAGAGTCAGATGGCTTGGAGCAAAGTAGGTCAAAATTTCCATTCTCAGGAGGAGGTGATGAGCAGTATGGGttcatctgggcttcccaggtggcgctagcggtgaagaacccgcctaccaatgcgggagacgtaagaaacgcaggttcgatccctgggtcgggaagatcccctggtatggcaacccactccagtattcttgcctggagaatccccaggacagaggagcctggtgggttacagtccacagggttgcaaacagttggacacaactgaagcatctCAGcacgcacacaagcacacatggGCTCGTCCACTGCTACAAGTGACCAgatgctacattccatgggatccCTGAGACACCACATGAAGTGTGTCTCAGGAAAAGGGGGAAACAGGAAAAGCATCTTTCCATGTCTTCCACACTACACTGGCCAAGGGTTCACCCTAAGGAGTGAACTCTGTCTGTACTTCCAGGTCACTCCAGCATAGGCATTCCCCGGGGTCCCCTAGTCTAAGTTGTGACAGCCACAGAGAGGACTGGGGTTTAGGGTAGATAGTACGTGGTGCGGGCCTGGGACACAGCACAGTCAGGTCTTACCCTCACCTGTACCTGAAACTGGTCAGAGACTGCAGAGCAGGGTCATTGTAGCAATGGATGGAATAAAAATTAGATGTGGCCGAGAGGACTTGAAGAGGTGCACGTCTATCCAGGAGGGATGCTCAGCTCTCAGTCACTAGCAGAAAGGAAATATGGTTTAAATTGATCATTTGTAATGGAATGGATGCTGAAGTTTCTACCTGAATGCTTCCTTAAAGAGAACATCCTTGACTCTCCTCTCTAAAGGACCCCAGTCACTCCCATCATCCCATTCGTTCCCTACCACACGAGTCATCTGCCATTGTAGACTGACTGACTCAGCATTCACCCCcctccactccaccccacccccagaatgACAGGCCAGGAAGCTAAAGCCTTCTGTTCCAGGTCCCCTGGCTGCTCGGTCATGGTTTAAATTTCTCCAGTCAGGCAGAGACATTTTCCCTGGCATGATTCCATAGCTGTTCTTTCATAAACACTTAAATCCCTTCATGATTAAGTTACCAGGACTCATCTGGATTGAAGCCTTGAGCAGGATATCTTGTTTACTTATTGgcttgtgcgtgcatgctaagtcgcttcagtcatgtctgactctgtgcgatcctatggactgtagcccgccaggttcttctgtccatgggatttccaggcaagaatactggagtgggttgccctggcCTCTTCTTGTTGTCTGACTTATCTCTCCCCCAACTCTGTCACTGAAGCTCCTGGGTAAAAGTCActcgtttttgtttgtttgtttttttctccactGCATCCGCAGAGCCTAACACAGTACCTGATATAACAGGCTCAACCAGATTTCATCCAGATCTGCTGGATGAAAtggtggacggatggatggatggatggaggtggGAAGACTAtggcaggtgaaagaggaggaaacagtaGGCTATCAAGCTCGTTTCCCCACCCTGTCAATTCTGAAATGCTCCAGGGCTGAGTCCTTGAATCTCCTTTCCAATCACCCTTACTTTAGGTCAACAATTTAACTTTATAGCTCCAGGCGTGACCTCTCCCTGGAACTTCTGACTCATATCCAAAACTACCCAACCTTTTCATGCAGATGTTAACAGACATCTCAAATGTAACATATCCAAACAGAACACTTGGTTTCTCCTCCAAATCATCTCCTCATACAGCCTTCCCAATCTCCCCTCTGCCAGGCATTTGGAGTCATCCCTGATACTTCTTTCTCCTGTATGTTTCTGGTTCAAACTTCAGCAGACCCTCGGGACTCTACATAATGTACAGACACTCGCCATTTCTCCTGACTCCCATCTCCCCAGTCTAAGATACCATCTTATTTCAAGCAGATTATTGCAgtagtcttctttaaaaaaaaaataataacaatttcatttgtttatttatttttagctgtgctgggtcttcattgctgcgcaggGTTTTCTCTGGTCGCGGTGGGTGGGGGCCATTCTTCGTtgtgctgtgcaggcttctcattgtagaggcttctcttgctgcggatcacaggctctagggtgtgagggcttcagcagttgcggtgcgcgggcttagctgctccacggcatctgggatcttcctggatcaggagtcaaacccttgtctcttgcattggcgggtggatgcTCTACCCCAGGGAAGAGCCCCAGAGAAGCCCTGCAACAGTCTTCTCTATGGGGTGCTTCTGTCCCCCCGTGTCACATCTCCCTCGGTCACCTCTGACTCCAGCTCCAGCTGCAGCAGACAGGTGTGTGTGGGCTTAACTGGTTTGGAGCCAATGAGTCTCGCCTCCAGCACGCACCTTGCATCTGTTTGCTTTTCGCCCAGAAGCCTCTTGGCTCCTGCACGAGATTCACCTTGCACTGACAGCCTCTCACCTCAAGTGCGAGCTGCACATCTTTTCGCTTTCTGCCGCATCTGATGCAGCAGGAGTCTGCTCCTCCCATGCACCCAGGACTGCAGTGTTAACACCCCAGTGGCAACACTCAGCCACTGGGGGTCGAGGCAACTGGGAAAAGGCAGACGATTCTGGGTAACAGTCTGTGCCCTTTTTAAGGATCCTGGTAAGTGCAAGCCCCCCTCGTCCACAGCAGCGATGGCGATAAAGCACCTTCTCTGAGCTttgtctccttcccttcctcgTCCTCACTTCCTCACGCCTGCGCCTGTGTCATCACTCAGAAACGCTGTGTACACATGGGTGCTTGTCCCAGGACAATAACTGAGGCCTGACAGAATTTCCCGTTCTGCGGTTTCCACCTGCTACCCtcccctttgggcttccctggtggctctgctgctgctgctaagtcgcttcagtcgtgtccgactctgcgagaccccatcaacggcagcccgccaggctcccccgtccctgggattctccaggcaagaatactggagtgggttgccatttccttctccaatgcatgaaagtgaaaagtgaaagtgaagtcactcaatcatatccaactcttagcgaccccatggactgcagcccaccaggctcctccatccatgggattttccaggcaagagtactggagtggggtgccattgccttctccaccctggtggctcagtagcaaagaatccacctgccaatgcaggagacatgggtcccatccctgggtcaggaagatcccctggaaaaggaaatggcaactcactccagtattcttgccaggagaatcccatggacagaggagcctggtgggctacagtccacgaggttgcaaaagagtcggaccctACTGAGCGCACACAAGCACACAATGTTTACTTAAAtgttgtttcttctttgttttgcACTGGAGCCAAGAGTTTCATCAGGGAGGAGGTGAGCTGACAGCTGGGTGGCCTTGCCCTCCTCCTGGTGGCCTAGCCAGAGACTGCCCTTTCTACTATGTACTTCTGCTTTGTCAGTAACTGTCTCAAGCAGGTGGTTTTgagagccttttaaaaatatcttgataACTGTTATTATTTTCCAGCACAAAGCAaaccatgcttttaaaaaaaggaatttgaaCATTACAGcagctttgaaaatgaaagtcctTCATAAACTGCTCTTCCAAGTGTGGTACCTGGTTTGGCATCTCCTGGGAACCTGTCTGAAATGCAGAGTCTCGGGCCCCTCCCAGCCTGACCTGCCAAATCAGAATCTGGCAGCAGGATGCCTCTGCAGAGAATTCACTCAATGTTTTGCCCTCTTAGGCTCTTCCTCAGGATCTCTTTTGGgattcccgggtggctcagcagtagagagtctgcctgcaatgcaggagctgcaggaggcttgggttcgcTCCCTGAGcggggcagatcccctggaggagggcatggcaacccactccagtattcttgcctggagaatcccatggacggaggagcctggtggactacagtccatggggtcgcaaagagttggacatgactgaagtgactgagcaaggaTCTCCTTGGGGGTCTTTGCTCTGAAATTTGTCTCAAGGAGTTCCAGGTAAACCCTCAAGGACCTCAgagcatttagaaaactaaaaccTCTATAAGCCTTGTCCCTGCTGATCCCAGGGGAGAAGGGAATTTGTCCTCTTCTGGTCCCAAGTCCCTGGGCATCACCAGCTCAGGGTGACCTGAGTCACCTCTGAGCACCAGCCAAACGGCTCAACAGCCAGCAACTCCACAGCTTGGAATCCATGGGGCGCTGGGAAGGGGCCTTGGGTggcctggaggcaggcatggcagtGGTCCAAGCCTTCCCTTCCCAAGCTCCCAGCACAGGCACCCCGGCCCCTGCCCAGCGGCCCAGGCCCGGGCTACCAGGGGCGAGGGGTCGGGCCAggctcccttcctcctccacaggGAGGCAGCCCATTGCCTCTGGAGAGACTCGAGCCTCACGGGTAGCCAGCAGCACCCCCGGTGGCACAGGAGACACGGCCCTAAGTGCAGGAGGGAAAGAAGCCCGGTCCCCGATGGGGTTGACCGGCCGGCTCGGCTCTGCCGGCAGTCGGAAGCCAGAGCTGCGGCGCAGGACCGAAGAGGTTAACGCGCATCTGCCTCCGAATGTTAATATGTCTAGGTGATGTCAGTGGGAGccggggaaggagggaggggagagcggTGGGGATCGCAGGCGGCGGAGACTGCCGGGCAGCCCGAGGAAGACCCCCCTTCCGGACTGCGGGGCTCCGGGAGCCCGGGCTTGGGACCCACACGGGAGCCTGCGGCAGCCTGCGTGGGCGGACGAGCGAGCTAGCACCCGCGGCGCCGGCGGGATGGACCTGGAAGCCTCGCTGCTGCCCACCGGCCCCAATGCCAGCAACACCTCGGAGAGCCCGGATAACCTCACCTCGGCCGGTGAGACGCGCTGGAGGGCGGGCCTCCCTCCTCTGCGCCGCCGAGGGTGGGAAACGGGAAGGTTTCACCTCTGAGCTAAACTGCTTGCGAAACTTTATGCCAGTTCTTGGGAATGAGATGGGCAGTCTGCCTTCCCGGAGggccaggggagaaggggactacagggAGGAAGGGGCCGAGGCAGAGGCATGCTAGGAAGTGGTCTCGGATGTTGCCAGCTGcgagggaggcaggggagggctgCTGAGGAGTTCCAAAAATGCTTTGCCGGAAAAATTCCAGgctagaaaagcaagagaaactgGAGGGCTGTATGTAGGGAGATGGCTGGAAGCTCACTCATTCACCCATCCCCTTGGGTTTTTCACTTGAACTACGTGATCTGGTGGGGTCTGAAACATCCTTACTGCCTCCTCCACGAAAGAGGCGTGGGAAGGAATAATTCCCAGAGACGCAAGGGAATTAACTTTGCTGGTGAAAGAGGCTTCCTGACATTTCCAGCGCTGAGATGCCCTGGGATTCTAGCTTtgaaggggaagagaaggaagaaaacagaggaaaggtTTGCATGGAGAAAATTGTCGGGTGGCTGGGCTGCAGCACACAGTTCAGTCTAGTCACTCAGAAAGCCCAGGTTCAGAAGCTGGGAcccaggagaggggagggctGTGGGCCTGATGGCCAAAAGCCTCCACGAGACAGTCACCCACAGAGATCCCCAGCAATCAACGCACGGCTTCCAACCAGCGACTCCTAAAATGAAATGAGCAGGGCTgcaaataggaaaggaagaaacacatGCTCGCGCCCACACATGCACAGACGTTCGTGTCCTGCTGGCTATTTCGATAATGTTTCCTGGTGGAGCCCCGAGGCCCACAGAACCGTTCTCTGCAGACAGCTGTGGTTCTTGACGCTGCACCTTCTGAGAAAACGCAGGAGGCAAAGGGACTGGTCCTATAATGAACAGGtggtgcaggagactctggtggGATTGAGCAGGGAGCCGGTGCAGGAGGGCACGGGGTTACGTTTAGCAGCCGTGTGGGCAGGGAGGATGGCAGGGAAGATTCCAGATGAAAGATGGGCCCTGAGCTGAAATGGCAGGTGGATGGAGAGGTGGGCAGGCGCATGGCTGGAGGCTGAGCATGCCAGTAGGAGTTCAGCCCTCGGAGAGCAGAGTCCGTGTCAAATGGTCGACCCTTGCTCCTTCTGTCCCCAGGGCTGCCTCCTCGCACAGGGAGCATCGCCTACATCAACATCATCATGCCTTCGGTGTTTGGCACCATTTGCCTCCTGGGCATTGTTGGGAACTCCATGGTCATCTTCGCGGTGGTGAAGAAGTCCAAGCTGCACTGGTTCAGCAATGTCCCCGACATCTTCATCATCAACCTCTCGGTGGTggacctcctcttcctcctgggcATGCCCTTCATGATCCACCAGCTCATGGGCAATGGAGTCTGGCACTTTGGTGAGACCATGTGCACCCTCATCACGGCCATGGACGCCAACAGTCAGTTCACCAGCACCTACATCCTGACCGCCATGGCCATTGACCGCTACCTGGCCACCGTCCACCCCATCTCCTCCACCAAGTTCCGGAAGCCCTCTGTGGCCACCCTGGTGATCTGCCTCCTGTGGGCCCTGTCCTTCATCAGTATCACCCCCGTGTGGCTCTATGCCAGGCTGATCCCCTTCCCGGGGGGCACCGTGGGCTGTGGCATCCGCCTGCCCAACCCAGACACTGACCTCTACTGGTTCACCCTGTACCAGTTTTTCCTGGCCTTTGCCCTGCCCTTCGTGGTCATCACGGCCGCCTACGTGAGGATCCTGCAGCGCATGACGTCCTCCGTGGCCCCCGCCTCTCAACGCAGCATCCGGCTGCGGACAAAGAGGGTGACCCGCACGGCCATCGCCATCTGCCTGGTCTTCTTTGTGTGCTGGGCGCCCTACTACGTGCTTCAGCTGACCCAGCTGTCTCTCAGCCGCCCGACGCTCACCTTTG encodes:
- the MCHR1 gene encoding melanin-concentrating hormone receptor 1, yielding MDLEASLLPTGPNASNTSESPDNLTSAGLPPRTGSIAYINIIMPSVFGTICLLGIVGNSMVIFAVVKKSKLHWFSNVPDIFIINLSVVDLLFLLGMPFMIHQLMGNGVWHFGETMCTLITAMDANSQFTSTYILTAMAIDRYLATVHPISSTKFRKPSVATLVICLLWALSFISITPVWLYARLIPFPGGTVGCGIRLPNPDTDLYWFTLYQFFLAFALPFVVITAAYVRILQRMTSSVAPASQRSIRLRTKRVTRTAIAICLVFFVCWAPYYVLQLTQLSLSRPTLTFVYLYNAAISLGYANSCLNPFVYIVLCETFRKRLVLSVKPAAQGQLRAVSNAQTADEERTESKGA